From Ascochyta rabiei chromosome 12, complete sequence, the proteins below share one genomic window:
- a CDS encoding Dihydrofolate synthase has translation MAKIQPGLERIAALLKNVQFPWRAIHVAGTNGKGSICHHASSLLVGRGVEVGMFTSPHLVDRWDGISINGKPIAQEKFRTVESHFLKLNASHQMGASPFEILTATAFTLFNDANVQVGVVEVGMGGTLDSTNMLNNQAVSVISKIARDHEGFLGSTLSEIAGHKAGILRPKVPYLISSANEANVINAINDHAKEMGAGPQLSTRSFDLQDGLYESAEWGRITRSAPSFQQENIKMAVVAAMQTLESMGQPMRPVDISKTLLAKVKERHHGRQEMVQVPPVFRHAAERKNQVLVDGAHNPDAAVALDEFVRENLRFGQTPAETRPASGWPVTWVLAMTQGKEARDYLAKLLKPGDRVITTAFGPVDGMPWVKPMDAKELLEVAKAVEPQITGIHVPVLGALRALSAAKYMMDPSADWTPIVLTGSLYLVGDFHRELRPRSSKTWWTDTDDAAAADREWILNVEVEERERVKAALFSR, from the exons ATGGCGAAGATCCAGCCAGGACTGGAACGCATTGCCGCCCTCCTCAAGAACGTCCAGTTCCCATGGCGTGCCATTCATGTCGCAGGCACCAATGGCAAAGGCTCCATCTGCCATCATGCTTCCTCGTTGCTTGTGGGGAGAGGCGTCGAGGTTGGCATGTTCACGTCTCCGCACCTGGTAGATAG GTGGGATGGCATCTCCATCAACGGGAAGCCCATCGCCCAAGAAAAGTTCCGCACGGTCGAGAGCCACTTTCTCAAGTTGAACGCAAGCCACCAGATGGGCGCTTCGCCGTTTGAGATATTGACCGCCACAGCCTTTACACTCTTCAACGATGCGAACGTCCAAGTCGGCGTCGTTGAAGTGGGCATGGGCGGCACGCTCGACTCCACCAACATGCTCAACAACCAAGCTGTGTCCGTCATCTCGAAGATTGCTCGCGATCACGAGGGGTTTCTTGGCAGTACCCTTTCTGAAATCGCTGGCCACAAAGCGGGCATCCTCAGGCCCAAAGTCCCCTATCTCATCAGCTCTGCAAACGAAGCAAACGTTATCAACGCCATCAATGACCATGCAAAAGAGATGGGGGCAGGGCCTCAGCTGTCCACTCGCAGCTTCGACCTGCAAGACGGGCTGTATGAGTCGGCGGAATGGGGCCGCATCACCAGAAGCGCGCCATCGTTCCAGCAAGAGAATATCAAGATGGCTGTCGTTGCGGCCATGCAGACGTTGGAGAGTATGGGCCAGCCCATGCGGCCCGTAGACATCAGCAAGACGCTGTTGGCCAAAGTGAAGGAACGCCATCATGGGCGGCAAGAAATGGTTCAGGTCCCTCCCGTTTTCAGACACGCAGCCGAGAGGAAAAACCAAGTGCTGGTAGACGGGGCTCACAACCCCGATGCTGCGGTAGCACTGGACGAGTTCGTCCGCGAAAACCTCAGATTCGGCCAGACACCTGCTGAAACTCGGCCAGCCTCTGGATGGCCGGTTACATGGGTGCTGGCGATGACCCAAGGCAAAGAGGCTCGCGACTACCTCGCCAAATTGCTCAAACCGGGGGACCGCGTGATTACGACCGCTTTCGGCCCGGTCGACGGCATGCCCTGGGTCAAGCCGATGGATGCAAAGGAGTTGCTCGAGGTCGCCAAGGCTGTTGAGCCCCAGATCACTGGTATACACGTGCCTGTTCTTGGCGCACTGCGAGCTCTCAGTGCAGCAAAGTACATGATGGACCCATCGGCCGACTGGACGCCTATAGTTCTGACCGGCAGTCTCTATCTCGTGGGCGACTTTCATCGCGAACTGCGACCACGGTCTTCCAAGACTTGGTGGACAGACACTGACGACGCCGCCGCAGCCGACAGAGAGTGGATCCTGAACGTGGAAGTCGAGGAACGTGAGCGTGTCAAGGCTGCTCTCTTCTCTAGATAA